In Drosophila nasuta strain 15112-1781.00 chromosome 2R, ASM2355853v1, whole genome shotgun sequence, a single genomic region encodes these proteins:
- the LOC132785201 gene encoding max-like protein X — protein sequence MSCDSVASPYNRQFCYVIIVSNSWSCVVQPWLIWYILHDSAAATLFIVIPCFCVDNATTQLSMNDNLTAKEEAYNMEQDQELGGGKHYSRCSSAGSTHTPNSSAHNSDDDDDSGDARHSSAANSNSTLSYKERRRSAHTQAEQKRRDAIKKGYDSLQELVPRCQPSDSSGYKLSKALILQKSIEYIGYLNQQKLKQEDESAALQKEVTALRIIQNGYETMLQHQQANPGPEEARLTDEAKFQVFQAILDEMFDTFQHIPMDSFKQLTSGVIPWLEEHCKPHILRNILGRTLQQMAQETQEKQQQQQAMDQETAEGGFS from the exons ATGAGCTGTGACTCAGTTGCTTCACC ttATAATCGTCAATTTTGTTACGTTATTATTGTAAGCAACAGCTGGTCGTGCGTTGTGCAGCCCTggctaatttggtatattctgcaTGACAGCGCTGCGGCCACACTGTTTATTGTAATTCCTTGTTTTTGTGTGGACAACGCAACGACGCAGTTGAGCATGAACGACAATTTAACTGCAAAGGAGGAAGCCTACAACATGGAGCAAGATCAGGAACTTGGTGGTGGCAAACACTACTCGCGCTGCAGCAGTGCTGGCAGCACACACACGCCCAACTCCTCGGCCCACAACTCGG atgacgacgatgatagCGGCGATGCACGACACTCGTCGGCAGCGAACTCGAACTCAACGCTTAGCTATAAGGAACGACGACGCTCGGCGCACACGCAGGCGGAGCAGAAGCGACGTGATGCCATCAAGAAGGGCTATGACAGCTTGCAAGAGCTGGTGCCACGTTGCCAGCCCAGCGATTCGTCGGGTTACAAGCTAAGCAAAGCGCTGATCTTGCAGAAATCCATTGAATACATTGGCTATCTGAATCAGCAGAAATTGAAGCAAGAAGATGAGAGTGCTGCACTGCAAAAAGAGGTGACAGCGTTGCGAATCATACAGAATGGCTACGAAACGATGCTGCAACATCAGCAGGCAAATCCAGGACCTGAGGAAGCGCGTCTCACAGACGAGGCTAAATTTCAAGTG TTCCAGGCCATACTCGATGAAATGTTTGACACATTCCAGCACATACCCATGGATAGCTTCAAGCAGCTAACCAGCGGCGTCATTCCCTGGCTGGAGGAGCATTGCAAGCCGCACATTCTGCGCAACATTCTCGGTCGCACGCTGCAGCAAATGGCACAGGAAACGCAAgagaaacaacagcagcaacaggccaTGGATCAGGAAACTGCCGAAGGCGGCTTTAGTTGA
- the LOC132784114 gene encoding adipocyte plasma membrane-associated protein Hemomucin, with translation MGLLYALRVRIMNFMIFFLIIILLPGLPPRTTFPYKDFIVTPPKELKGALESNFHLEGAERLLEGRIYGPEHLIARNNEIYTGLHGGEIIKITANHVTHVAKFGQPCAENFEESRCGRPLGLAFDTLGNNLIVADGYYGLWQVDLTTNKKTLLVSPSQELPGKDISRPAKIFNSVTVSKQGDVYWSDSSSDFLIQDLVFTSFANPSGRLFKYNRAKNVSEVLLDELFFANGVALSPNEDFIVVSETGAQRLTKYHLKGPKAGQSEVFVDGLPGMPDNLTPDAEGLWVPLVVAVDSEHPSSYSLFSRFPSVRLFLARMLTLFELPFRYLDQVYPNKFSKRFVHFIGHGESIMLLSPKRTTVVRVDWNGNIVGSLHGFDKSVSGVSHVLEFQDHLYLGSPFNHYLARVKSPKASKQPTIKVRNVRVEGEGLEASVGAAPTTTTAKPKATTTTTTTKKPTTTTTTTTTTTTTAKPATTKAPTTTTTTTTTKKPTTTTTTTTTTAKPATTKAPTTAKPTTTTTTTPKPETTTTKRTVPKKPAPVEEEIPVDTQPPQKEKLKVINKQGAHVEL, from the exons ATGGGTCTGCTATACGCGCTGCGCGTGAGAATCATGAATTTCATGATTTTCTTCTTGATTATAATCTTGTTGCCGGGTTTGCCACCGCGTACAACTTTCCCCTACAAAGACTTCAT TGTGACCCCGCCCAAAGAACTGAAAGGAGCCCTGGAGTCCAACTTTCACCTGGAAGGAGCTGAGCGTCTACTTGAGGGTCGCATCTACGGCCCTGAGCATCTGATTGCGCGCAACAACGAGATCTACACGGGTCTCCACGGCGGTGAGATCATCAAGATCACTGCCAACCATGTCACGCATGTTGCCAAGTTCGGCCAGCCTTGTG CTGAGAACTTTGAGGAGTCACGTTGCGGCCGTCCTCTGGGTTTGGCATTCGATACCTTGGGCAACAATCTGATTGTCGCCGATGGTTACTATGGCTTGTGGCAAGTGGACTTGACAACCAACAAGAAGACTCTGTTGGTCTCCCCGTCACAGGAGCTGCCTGGCAAGGATATTTCACGCCCAGCAAAGATCTTCAATTCGGTGACAGTGAGCAAACAAGGTGACGTCTATTGGTCGGACTCCTCGTCGGACTTTTTGATCCAAGATTTGGTCTTTACCTCGTTTGCTAATCCATCGGGCCG TCTATTCAAATACAATCGCGCCAAGAATGTGAGCGAAGTGCTGCTGGATGAATTGTTCTTTGCCAACGGTGTGGCCCTCAGTCCCAATGAAGACTTTATTGTTGTGTCCGAAACTGGCGCCCAACGTCTGACCAAATACCACCTCAAGGGACCCAAGGCGGGACAAAGCGAAGTCTTTGTCGATGGTCTCCCCGGTATGCCCGACAATTTGACGCCTGATGCTGAGGGTCTTTGGGTGCCTTTGGTGGTGGCCGTTGATAGTGAGCATCCATCATCGTACTCGCTCTTCTCACGTTTCCCAAGCGTGCGTCTGTTTCTGGCCCGCATGCTGACGCTGTTCGAGCTGCCTTTCCGCTACCTGGATCAGGTGTATCCCAACAAGTTCTCCAAACGCTTTGTGCACTTCATCGGCCATGGCGAGAGCATCATGCTGCTCTCACCCAAGCGCACAACTGTGGTCCGTGTGGACTGGAATGGCAACATTGTGGGATCGCTGCATGGCTTCGACAAGAGCGTGTCGGGAGTTTCGCATGTGCTCGAGTTCCAGGATCATTTGTACTTGGGTTCGCCATTCAATCATTATTTGGCACGCGTCAAGTCGCCAAAGGCATCCAAGCAGCCAACAATCAAGGTGCGCAATGTGCGTGTGGAGGGTGAAGGATTGGAGGCTTCGGTGGGAgcagcgccaacaacaaccacagccaagccaaaggcaacaacaacaaccactacTACCAAgaagccaacaacaaccacgacaacaactacgacCACAACAACTACGGCAAAGCCAGCGACAACAAAGGCGcctacaacgacaacaacaaccacgacaACCAAgaagccaacaacaaccacgacaacaacaaccacaacggcAAAGCCAGCAACAACCAAGGCGCCAACAACAGCTAagccaacgacaacaacaacaaccacaccGAAGCctgagacaacaacaaccaagcGCACAGTGCCAAAGAAGCCAGCGCCAGTTGAGGAAGAGATTCCCGTGGACACGCAGCCACCACAGAAGGAGAAGCTGAAGGTGATCAACAAGCAAGGAGCACACGTTGAGCTTTAA
- the LOC132784115 gene encoding uncharacterized protein LOC132784115 — protein MATAHLPIQKSKFYDHNGEPGCQGLEEVNRMFRNFWDPTAYWVCEKQGTRARLQRCPQSQLYSEELGRCIHYSDWSWTDPKEPPSRPKC, from the coding sequence ATGGCCACCGCACATCTGCCCATCCAGAAGTCGAAATTCTACGACCATAATGGCGAACCCGGCTGCCAGGGACTGGAGGAAGTGAATCGCATGTTCCGCAACTTCTGGGATCCCACCGCCTATTGGGTGTGTGAAAAGCAAGGAACACGTGCTCGCCTCCAACGTTGTCCGCAATCGCAGCTGTATTCCGAGGAGCTGGGTCGCTGCATTCACTATTCGGACTGGAGCTGGACGGATCCCAAGGAGCCGCCAAGTCGCCCCAAGTGCTAA